The Niallia circulans nucleotide sequence CCCTCTGCCTTAACGTTAACTGGTTACAATTTAAAAGAAATACTCCAGCTGAAAATAACAGACCTTGTGTTAAAACAGGAAACGGAAAGCTTAACTGCATCTCTTTATGAGGTTATCAAAGGAAGCAGCATTTGCTTTGAGTCCTTTATTTTCACCAAAAATAATAAAAAAGTAAATCTCAAAATTACAGCGACTCAAATTAAAATAGATGACTCTATCACAGGTATATATGTCATTGCCCAGGACGTAACAGAACAAAATCAAGTGCAAGATAAGGTAAACTTCTTAGCGTATCACGATGAGCTTACAGGACTGTTGAATCGTCGTGGGATTTATGGACAGGTTGATGAGCAAATTAATAAGGGGATTAATTTTGCGACAATATTAATGGATGTAGATATGTTCAAGGATATTAACGATCATCTTGGTCATGCAGCTGGGGATACATTGCTTAAGCTCATTGCAAAAAGGTTCCAAAATACCATTAGGAATAGAGGGTTAATCGGCAGACTCGGCGGTGATGAATTTCTAATCTGTTTTACTGAGATGAAAAACTCAGACGAAGTTAAAAGATTAATAAAAGATATACAAACAGAAATGAAGCGACCCTTTAAAATAGCAGGTGTGCAAAAAGAAATCACATTGAGTATCGGTGTTTCTTATTATCCCAATGATGGTGACAATTGTAATACATTAATAAAACATGCCGATATGGCCATGTATGCTGCCAAAAAAGCTGGACGGAACAACTATTCAGAATATGAATCTTGCTTAGAGCATGATATGCTTTCGAAGATTACGATGTACGAAGAAATCAAAAATGCTATACAAGAAGAACAGTTTGAACTCTATTACCAACCTAAACACGATATAAAAGATGAAAATATTGTTGGTACAGAGGCTCTTATACGATGGCATCATCCTCAAAAGGGCTTTATCAGCCCTGGAGAATTTATTCCTTTAGCAGAGGATACTGATTTAATTATTCCGTTAGGCAACTGGATAATTAGAAGAGCCTTTAGACAGTATAGTGAGTGGAATTCACATTCTCCAATTAACTTTCACTTGTCTATAAACATATCACCAAAACAGTTCATTGACGATAACTTTATCCCATTTTTATTAAGAAGCCTAGAAGAGTTTTCTGTATCTCCAGAAAAAATAGATTTAGAGATAACGGAAAGCCTAGCTATAGAAAATACAGAATTAACATTAGAAAAAATCAATCAACTAAAAAAGCTTGGCTTTAAAATTACCATGGATGATTTCGGTACCGGATATACGTCTTTAACGTACTTATCTAAATTTCCATTAGACAGAATTAAAATAGATCAATCCTTTATCAGAGATCTTACAAGCAATAAGAACCATGCTGCTATTGTTCAATCATTAGTATCAGTTGCTAAGAATCTTGATATCAAAGTAACAGCAGAAGGTGTGGAAACAAAAGAACAATTACAATATCTGCAAGAATGGGATTGTGACGAAATTCAAGGATATTATTATAGTAAACCAATACCTTCTACTTCTTTCGTTGAATATCATCAAATGAAGAGTTACTTAACGACGACTTAATATTTGAAATTATAACTGAAGGCAAAGAAGCTGATGCATTTGCAGCTGGAGCAGGGGGAAATATTCTGCAATATTGGGTTGTGTCATCAGACTCAGTGGTTCCGTAATTTTTCAATAGGTTATTTCTAACATCCGGCAATCTGGGAATGACTATCGGGATAGCTGCAGGTGGTTTATTTATCTCTGGTTTAGGAACAGAATACTTCGTTTTTGTAGGCTTTTTATCGCTGATAATATGTTTAATATTAATAAGATACTACTTGTGCAAACCTGCCAATTAACAATTAGGGCATGGTA carries:
- a CDS encoding EAL and GGDEF domain-containing protein, producing MGYPILYLVLCCIICVTLLNTNMYVTTTVAGKKMHEAIYTLFLAVLCGFIISIIPYIGLLSLKAVELSKESLMLTFKNTLYTFLFCFVCFFLLNTIGKVAVKPSRYNTNKKKGIIPYLVLSVFVASFILLYIVYLLDKVYSIPLYINNVNVLYSVTLLTTSIYNIARIIEHFHLDRLMINRGITYAKSSAFFTVFSISFGSTIYMFIQSLFQAADFSIVMVSIISLLVLFIITINYIENQMIHQNGTVENQNMKLKINEQQYRSLFQYNPDAIFILDLEGNFKEVNPSALTLTGYNLKEILQLKITDLVLKQETESLTASLYEVIKGSSICFESFIFTKNNKKVNLKITATQIKIDDSITGIYVIAQDVTEQNQVQDKVNFLAYHDELTGLLNRRGIYGQVDEQINKGINFATILMDVDMFKDINDHLGHAAGDTLLKLIAKRFQNTIRNRGLIGRLGGDEFLICFTEMKNSDEVKRLIKDIQTEMKRPFKIAGVQKEITLSIGVSYYPNDGDNCNTLIKHADMAMYAAKKAGRNNYSEYESCLEHDMLSKITMYEEIKNAIQEEQFELYYQPKHDIKDENIVGTEALIRWHHPQKGFISPGEFIPLAEDTDLIIPLGNWIIRRAFRQYSEWNSHSPINFHLSINISPKQFIDDNFIPFLLRSLEEFSVSPEKIDLEITESLAIENTELTLEKINQLKKLGFKITMDDFGTGYTSLTYLSKFPLDRIKIDQSFIRDLTSNKNHAAIVQSLVSVAKNLDIKVTAEGVETKEQLQYLQEWDCDEIQGYYYSKPIPSTSFVEYHQMKSYLTTT